One Verrucomicrobiia bacterium genomic region harbors:
- a CDS encoding FlgD immunoglobulin-like domain containing protein, which translates to MKRTLTLAVLVAFLVPALALAARDPGNVDKIYFGTHEYDAATGKLVVPIMIKNDEPITAIDIPLKFGNAGDGIVLDQVQFIEDSRIGGFDFQFKKIDNQAKTVLIGLVSSAYDLKADMAPGDEKIAYLHFTVTDANLNKVVLDEDKSRAPQHTMLLIENRVVDEGQGREVIDFVPYFDKKSGIIALNAAGASQLPKEYALRGNYPNPFNAKTIISFALPQESKVTLDIYNILGQKVKTLVDGAMPAGYHNLEWNGTDHNGLGVSSGVYLYKLKADNFTRVNRMTFLK; encoded by the coding sequence ATGAAGCGCACACTGACGCTTGCCGTCTTGGTGGCCTTCTTAGTGCCGGCCCTTGCTTTGGCGGCCCGCGATCCGGGGAATGTCGATAAAATTTATTTCGGCACCCACGAATACGATGCGGCCACGGGCAAGTTGGTCGTGCCCATCATGATTAAAAATGATGAGCCGATTACGGCCATCGACATTCCCTTGAAATTCGGGAATGCCGGTGATGGTATCGTATTAGACCAAGTGCAGTTCATAGAAGACAGCCGGATTGGCGGGTTTGATTTTCAGTTCAAGAAAATCGACAACCAGGCCAAAACGGTCTTAATCGGGCTCGTTTCCTCCGCCTATGATCTAAAAGCCGATATGGCGCCGGGAGACGAAAAGATCGCCTATCTGCACTTCACGGTAACCGACGCCAACCTGAATAAGGTGGTGTTGGATGAGGATAAGTCCCGCGCCCCCCAGCACACGATGCTTCTAATTGAGAATCGGGTGGTGGATGAGGGTCAGGGCCGCGAGGTCATCGACTTCGTGCCGTATTTCGACAAGAAGAGCGGAATCATTGCTCTTAACGCGGCCGGCGCAAGCCAGCTGCCCAAGGAATACGCCCTTCGGGGGAACTACCCGAACCCGTTCAACGCCAAAACCATCATCTCCTTCGCCCTTCCGCAGGAATCCAAGGTCACCCTGGACATTTACAACATCCTGGGCCAGAAGGTGAAGACCCTGGTGGATGGCGCCATGCCGGCCGGGTATCACAACCTCGAATGGAACGGCACGGACCACAACGGTCTGGGAGTTTCTTCCGGCGTTTATCTCTACAAGCTGAAAGCCGACAACTTCACCCGGGTCAACAGAATGACCTTCTTGAAGTAG
- a CDS encoding PaaI family thioesterase: MKEIVKYAGCFVCGDENPIGLGVKFYEKEGGAAAEFVPREVLEGYKGLLHGGILCSLMDEVMIKAVLVKNVYCVTAELSVRYKKPVEIADKLSLFGYIEKENGRVYITKGWAKNQRGETVAEAEGKFFVPRPSEIDKLKESLAI; encoded by the coding sequence GTGAAGGAAATCGTCAAATACGCCGGCTGTTTTGTCTGCGGAGACGAAAACCCTATCGGCTTGGGGGTGAAATTTTACGAAAAAGAGGGGGGCGCGGCGGCCGAATTTGTTCCCCGCGAGGTTTTGGAAGGGTACAAGGGGCTTTTGCACGGCGGGATTCTTTGCTCCTTGATGGACGAGGTGATGATCAAGGCGGTTTTGGTCAAAAACGTCTACTGCGTTACGGCGGAACTGTCGGTACGCTACAAAAAACCGGTCGAAATTGCCGATAAACTTTCCCTTTTCGGTTACATCGAAAAGGAGAACGGCCGGGTCTATATCACCAAGGGCTGGGCCAAAAACCAGAGAGGGGAAACGGTGGCGGAGGCGGAGGGGAAATTCTTTGTCCCCAGGCCTTCC